One window of the Camelina sativa cultivar DH55 chromosome 1, Cs, whole genome shotgun sequence genome contains the following:
- the LOC104700840 gene encoding phytochrome B-like isoform X2: MVSGGTGGGGGEGAASSSHTANNNNKRRGGEQAQSSGTKSLRPQESSMSKAIQQYTVDARLHAVFEQSGGSGKSFDYSQSLKTTTYCSSVPEQQITAYLSRIQRGGYIQPFGCMIAVDESSFGIIGYSQNAREMLGLMPQSVPSLEKPEILAMGTDVRSLFTSSSSILLERAFVAREITLLNPVWIHSKYTGKPFYAILHRIDVGVVIDLEPARTEDPALSIAGAVQSQKLAVRAISQLQSLPGGDIKLLCDTVVESVRDLTGYDRVMVYKFHEDEHGEVLAESKRDDLEPYIGLHYPATDIPQASRFLFKQNRVRMIVDCHATPVLVVQDDRLTQSMCLVGSTLRAPHGCHSQYMANMGSIASLAMAVIINGNDEDGSNVASGRSSMRLWGLVVCHHTSSRCIPFPLRYACEFLMQAFGLQLNMELQLALQMSEKRVLRTQTLLCDMLLRDSPAGIVTQSPSIMDLVKCDGASFLYHGKYYALGVAPSEVQIRDVVEWLLANHADSTGLSTDSLGDAGYPGAAALGDAVCGMAVAYITKRDFLFWFRSHTAKEIKWGGAKHHPEDKDDGQRMHPRSSFKAFLEVVKSRSQPWETAEMDAIHSLQLILRDSFKESEAAMNSKTVDGAVQPYKDMAGEQGIDELGAVAREMVRLIETATVPIFAVDAGGCINGWNAKIAELTGLSVEEAMGKSLVSDLIYKENEETVSKLLSRALRGDEDKNVEVKLKTFSPELQGKAVFVVVNACSSKDYLNNIVGVCFVAQDVTGQKIVMDKFINIQGDYKAIVHSPNPLIPPIFAADENTCCLEWNTAMEKLTGLSRSEVIGKMLVGEVFGSSCRLKGPDALTKFMIVLHNAIGGQDTDKFPFPFFDRNGKFVQALLTANKRLSLDGKVIGAFCFLQIPSPELQQALAVQRRQDTECFTKAKELAYICQVIKNPLSGMRFANSLFEATDLNEDQKQFLETSVSCEKQISRIVGDMDLESIEDGSFELKGAEFFLGSVINAIVSQAMFLLRDRGLQLIRDIPEEIKSVAVYGDQIRIQQLLSEFLLSIIRYAPSQEWVEIHLSQVSKQMANGFATIRTEYRSLFFVFRMACPGEGLPPELVRDMFHSSRWTSPEGLGLSVCQKILKLMNGEVQYIRESERSYFLIILELPDPRKRPLSTASGSGDMMLTMPY; the protein is encoded by the exons ATGGTTTCCGGAGGTaccggcggcggcggcggagaaGGAGCGGCGTCGTCAAGTCACACTgctaataacaacaacaaacggAGAGGAGGAGAACAAGCTCAATCTTCTGGAACGAAATCCCTCAGACCACAAGAATCCTCAATGAGCAAAGCGATTCAACAGTACACCGTCGACGCTAGGCTCCACGCCGTCTTCGAACAATCCGGCGGATCAGGCAAATCCTTCGACTACTCCCAATCACTCAAAACGACGACGTACTGTTCCTCCGTCCCTGAGCAGCAGATCACCGCTTATCTCTCCCGAATCCAGAGAGGAGGTTACATTCAGCCTTTCGGATGCATGATCGCCGTCGACGAATCGAGCTTCGGTATCATCGGTTACAGCCAAAACGCTAGGGAAATGCTGGGGCTTATGCCTCAGTCTGTTCCTAGTCTTGAGAAGCCTGAGATTCTAGCCATGGGGACTGACGTGAGGTCTTTGTTCACTTCCTCCAGCTCGATCCTACTCGAGCGTGCTTTCGTGGCTCGGGAGATCACGTTGTTGAATCCGGTTTGGATCCATTCCAAGTATACTGGTAAACCGTTTTACGCCATTCTCCATAGGATTGATGTTGGTGTTGTGATTGATTTAGAGCCAGCTAGAACTGAAGATCCAGCGCTTTCTATTGCTGGTGCGGTTCAGTCTCAGAAACTCGCGGTTCGTGCTATTTCGCAGTTGCAGTCTCTCCCCGGTGGAGATATTAAGCTTTTGTGTGACACTGTTGTTGAGAGTGTGAGGGACTTGACTGGTTATGATCGTGTTATGGTTTATAAGTTTCATGAAGATGAGCATGGAGAAGTTTTAGCTGAGAGTAAGCGAGACGATTTGGAGCCTTATATTGGACTGCATTATCCAGCTACTGACATTCCTCAAGCGTCACGTTTCTTGTTTAAGCAGAATCGTGTTCGAATGATTGTGGATTGTCATGCCACGCCGGTTCTTGTGGTGCAGGACGATAGGCTGACTCAATCTATGTGCTTGGTTGGTTCTACTCTTAGGGCTCCTCATGGTTGTCACTCTCAGTATATGGCTAACATGGGGTCTATTGCGTCTTTAGCTATGGCGGTTATAATTAATGGAAATGATGAAGATGGGAGCAATGTAGCTAGTGGGAGAAGCTCAATGAGGCTTTGGGGTTTAGTTGTTTGCCATCACACTTCTTCTCGCTGCATACCGTTTCCGCTAAGGTATGCTTGTGAGTTTCTGATGCAGGCTTTTGGTTTACAGTTGAACATGGAATTGCAGCTAGCTCTGCAGATGTCAGAGAAACGTGTTTTGAGAACGCAGACTCTGTTATGCGATATGCTTCTGCGTGACTCGCCTGCTGGAATTGTTACACAGAGTCCTAGTATCATGGACTTGGTGAAATGTGACGGTGCATCATTTCTTTACCACGGCAAGTATTACGCGTTGGGTGTTGCTCCTAGTGAGGTTCAGATAAGAGATGTTGTGGAGTGGTTGCTTGCGAATCACGCGGATTCAACTGGATTAAGCACTGATAGTTTAGGCGATGCCGGGTATCCTGGTGCAGCTGCCTTAGGGGATGCTGTGTGCGGTATGGCAGTTGCATATATCACAAAAAGAGACTTTCTTTTCTGGTTTCGATCTCACACTGCGAAAGAAATCAAATGGGGAGGCGCTAAGCATCATCCCGAGGATAAAGATGATGGGCAACGTATGCATCCTCGTTCATCCTTTAAAGCTTTTCTTGAAGTTGTTAAGAGCCGGAGTCAGCCATGGGAAACTGCGGAAATGGATGCGATTCACTCTCTCCAGCTTATTCTGAGAGACTCTTTTAAAGAATCTGAGGCGGCTATGAACTCTAAAACTGTGGATGGTGCGGTTCAGCCATATAAAGATATGGCAGGAGAGCAAGGGATTGATGAGTTAGGTGCAGTTGCAAGAGAGATGGTTAGGCTCATCGAGACCGCAACTGTTCCTATATTCGCTGTGGATGCCGGAGGCTGCATCAATGGATGGAACGCTAAGATTGCAGAACTGACAGGTCTCTCAGTTGAAGAAGCTATGGGGAAGTCTCTGGTTTCTGATCTAATAtacaaagagaatgaagaaactGTCAGTAAGCTTCTTTCTCGTGCTTTGAGAG GGGACGAGGACAAGAATGTGGAGGTTAAGCTGAAAACTTTCAGCCCTGAACTTCAAGGCAAAGCGGTTTTTGTGGTTGTGAATGCGTGTTCCAGCAAGGACTACTTAAACAACATTGTAGGCGTCTGTTTTGTTGCACAAGACGTTACTGGTCAGAAAATCGTAATGGATAAGTTCATCAACATACAAGGAGATTACAAGGCTATTGTCCATAGCCCAAACCCGCTAATCCCGCCAATATTTGCTGCTGACGAGAACACTTGCTGCCTGGAATGGAATACTGCGATGGAAAAGCTTACGGGTTTGTCCCGCAGTGAAGTGATTGGGAAAATGCTCGTTGGGGAAGTGTTTGGGAGCAGTTGCAGGCTAAAGGGTCCTGATGCTTTAACCAAGTTCATGATTGTATTGCATAATGCGATTGGTGGCCAAGACACGGATAAGTTCCCTTTCCCGTTTTTTGACCGAAATGGGAAGTTTGTTCAGGCTCTATTGACTGCAAACAAACGGCTTAGCCTCGACGGAAAGGTTATTGGGGCTTTCTGCTTCTTGCAGATCCCGAGTCCTGAGCTGCAGCAAGCTTTAGCAGTCCAACGGAGACAGGACACAGAGTGTTTCACGAAGGCGAAAGAGTTAGCTTATATTTGTCAGGTGATAAAGAATCCTTTGAGCGGTATGCGTTTCGCGAACTCATTGTTTGAGGCCACGGACTTGAACGAGGATCAAAAGCAGTTCCTTGAAACAAGTGTTTCTTGTGAGAAACAGATCTCAAGGATCGTCGGTGACATGGATCTTGAAAGCATTGAAGACGG TTCGTTTGAGCTAAAGGGAGCGGAGTTTTTCCTCGGAAGTGTCATAAACGCGATTGTAAGCCAAGCGATGTTCTTATTAAGGGACAGAGGTCTTCAGCTGATCCGTGACATTCCAGAAGAGATCAAATCAGTAGCTGTTTATGGAGACCAGATAAGGATTCAACAACTCCTGTCTGAGTTTCTGCTGAGTATAATCCGGTATGCACCATCTCAAGAGTGGGTGGAGATCCATTTAAGCCAAGTTTCAAAGCAAATGGCTAATGGATTCGCCACTATCCGCACAGAATACAG gtctttattttttgttttcagaatgGCGTGTCCAGGTGAAGGTCTGCCTCCAGAACTGGTCCGAGACATGTTCCACAGCAGCAGGTGGACAAGCCCTGAAGGTTTAGGTCTAAGCGTATGTCAAAAGATATTAAAGCTAATGAACGGTGAGGTTCAATACATCCGAGAATCAGAACGATCATATTTCCTCATCATTCTCGAACTCCCTGATCCTAGGAAACGCCCATTGTCAACCGCGAGTGGCAGCGGTGACATGATGTTGACGATGCCATATTAG
- the LOC104700840 gene encoding phytochrome B-like isoform X4, whose amino-acid sequence MVSGGTGGGGGEGAASSSHTANNNNKRRGGEQAQSSGTKSLRPQESSMSKAIQQYTVDARLHAVFEQSGGSGKSFDYSQSLKTTTYCSSVPEQQITAYLSRIQRGGYIQPFGCMIAVDESSFGIIGYSQNAREMLGLMPQSVPSLEKPEILAMGTDVRSLFTSSSSILLERAFVAREITLLNPVWIHSKYTGKPFYAILHRIDVGVVIDLEPARTEDPALSIAGAVQSQKLAVRAISQLQSLPGGDIKLLCDTVVESVRDLTGYDRVMVYKFHEDEHGEVLAESKRDDLEPYIGLHYPATDIPQASRFLFKQNRVRMIVDCHATPVLVVQDDRLTQSMCLVGSTLRAPHGCHSQYMANMGSIASLAMAVIINGNDEDGSNVASGRSSMRLWGLVVCHHTSSRCIPFPLRYACEFLMQAFGLQLNMELQLALQMSEKRVLRTQTLLCDMLLRDSPAGIVTQSPSIMDLVKCDGASFLYHGKYYALGVAPSEVQIRDVVEWLLANHADSTGLSTDSLGDAGYPGAAALGDAVCGMAVAYITKRDFLFWFRSHTAKEIKWGGAKHHPEDKDDGQRMHPRSSFKAFLEVVKSRSQPWETAEMDAIHSLQLILRDSFKESEAAMNSKTVDGAVQPYKDMAGEQGIDELGAVAREMVRLIETATVPIFAVDAGGCINGWNAKIAELTGLSVEEAMGKSLVSDLIYKENEETVSKLLSRALRGDEDKNVEVKLKTFSPELQGKAVFVVVNACSSKDYLNNIVGVCFVAQDVTGQKIVMDKFINIQGDYKAIVHSPNPLIPPIFAADENTCCLEWNTAMEKLTGLSRSEVIGKMLVGEVFGSSCRLKGPDALTKFMIVLHNAIGGQDTDKFPFPFFDRNGKFVQALLTANKRLSLDGKVIGAFCFLQIPSPELQQALAVQRRQDTECFTKAKELAYICQVIKNPLSGMRFANSLFEATDLNEDQKQFLETSVSCEKQISRIVGDMDLESIEDGSFELKGAEFFLGSVINAIVSQAMFLLRDRGLQLIRDIPEEIKSVAVYGDQIRIQQLLSEFLLSIIRYAPSQEWVEIHLSQVSKQMANGFATIRTEYRMACPGEGLPPELVRDMFHSSRWTSPEGLGLSVCQKILKLMNGEVQYIRESERSYFLIILELPDPRKRPLSTASGSGDMMLTMPY is encoded by the exons ATGGTTTCCGGAGGTaccggcggcggcggcggagaaGGAGCGGCGTCGTCAAGTCACACTgctaataacaacaacaaacggAGAGGAGGAGAACAAGCTCAATCTTCTGGAACGAAATCCCTCAGACCACAAGAATCCTCAATGAGCAAAGCGATTCAACAGTACACCGTCGACGCTAGGCTCCACGCCGTCTTCGAACAATCCGGCGGATCAGGCAAATCCTTCGACTACTCCCAATCACTCAAAACGACGACGTACTGTTCCTCCGTCCCTGAGCAGCAGATCACCGCTTATCTCTCCCGAATCCAGAGAGGAGGTTACATTCAGCCTTTCGGATGCATGATCGCCGTCGACGAATCGAGCTTCGGTATCATCGGTTACAGCCAAAACGCTAGGGAAATGCTGGGGCTTATGCCTCAGTCTGTTCCTAGTCTTGAGAAGCCTGAGATTCTAGCCATGGGGACTGACGTGAGGTCTTTGTTCACTTCCTCCAGCTCGATCCTACTCGAGCGTGCTTTCGTGGCTCGGGAGATCACGTTGTTGAATCCGGTTTGGATCCATTCCAAGTATACTGGTAAACCGTTTTACGCCATTCTCCATAGGATTGATGTTGGTGTTGTGATTGATTTAGAGCCAGCTAGAACTGAAGATCCAGCGCTTTCTATTGCTGGTGCGGTTCAGTCTCAGAAACTCGCGGTTCGTGCTATTTCGCAGTTGCAGTCTCTCCCCGGTGGAGATATTAAGCTTTTGTGTGACACTGTTGTTGAGAGTGTGAGGGACTTGACTGGTTATGATCGTGTTATGGTTTATAAGTTTCATGAAGATGAGCATGGAGAAGTTTTAGCTGAGAGTAAGCGAGACGATTTGGAGCCTTATATTGGACTGCATTATCCAGCTACTGACATTCCTCAAGCGTCACGTTTCTTGTTTAAGCAGAATCGTGTTCGAATGATTGTGGATTGTCATGCCACGCCGGTTCTTGTGGTGCAGGACGATAGGCTGACTCAATCTATGTGCTTGGTTGGTTCTACTCTTAGGGCTCCTCATGGTTGTCACTCTCAGTATATGGCTAACATGGGGTCTATTGCGTCTTTAGCTATGGCGGTTATAATTAATGGAAATGATGAAGATGGGAGCAATGTAGCTAGTGGGAGAAGCTCAATGAGGCTTTGGGGTTTAGTTGTTTGCCATCACACTTCTTCTCGCTGCATACCGTTTCCGCTAAGGTATGCTTGTGAGTTTCTGATGCAGGCTTTTGGTTTACAGTTGAACATGGAATTGCAGCTAGCTCTGCAGATGTCAGAGAAACGTGTTTTGAGAACGCAGACTCTGTTATGCGATATGCTTCTGCGTGACTCGCCTGCTGGAATTGTTACACAGAGTCCTAGTATCATGGACTTGGTGAAATGTGACGGTGCATCATTTCTTTACCACGGCAAGTATTACGCGTTGGGTGTTGCTCCTAGTGAGGTTCAGATAAGAGATGTTGTGGAGTGGTTGCTTGCGAATCACGCGGATTCAACTGGATTAAGCACTGATAGTTTAGGCGATGCCGGGTATCCTGGTGCAGCTGCCTTAGGGGATGCTGTGTGCGGTATGGCAGTTGCATATATCACAAAAAGAGACTTTCTTTTCTGGTTTCGATCTCACACTGCGAAAGAAATCAAATGGGGAGGCGCTAAGCATCATCCCGAGGATAAAGATGATGGGCAACGTATGCATCCTCGTTCATCCTTTAAAGCTTTTCTTGAAGTTGTTAAGAGCCGGAGTCAGCCATGGGAAACTGCGGAAATGGATGCGATTCACTCTCTCCAGCTTATTCTGAGAGACTCTTTTAAAGAATCTGAGGCGGCTATGAACTCTAAAACTGTGGATGGTGCGGTTCAGCCATATAAAGATATGGCAGGAGAGCAAGGGATTGATGAGTTAGGTGCAGTTGCAAGAGAGATGGTTAGGCTCATCGAGACCGCAACTGTTCCTATATTCGCTGTGGATGCCGGAGGCTGCATCAATGGATGGAACGCTAAGATTGCAGAACTGACAGGTCTCTCAGTTGAAGAAGCTATGGGGAAGTCTCTGGTTTCTGATCTAATAtacaaagagaatgaagaaactGTCAGTAAGCTTCTTTCTCGTGCTTTGAGAG GGGACGAGGACAAGAATGTGGAGGTTAAGCTGAAAACTTTCAGCCCTGAACTTCAAGGCAAAGCGGTTTTTGTGGTTGTGAATGCGTGTTCCAGCAAGGACTACTTAAACAACATTGTAGGCGTCTGTTTTGTTGCACAAGACGTTACTGGTCAGAAAATCGTAATGGATAAGTTCATCAACATACAAGGAGATTACAAGGCTATTGTCCATAGCCCAAACCCGCTAATCCCGCCAATATTTGCTGCTGACGAGAACACTTGCTGCCTGGAATGGAATACTGCGATGGAAAAGCTTACGGGTTTGTCCCGCAGTGAAGTGATTGGGAAAATGCTCGTTGGGGAAGTGTTTGGGAGCAGTTGCAGGCTAAAGGGTCCTGATGCTTTAACCAAGTTCATGATTGTATTGCATAATGCGATTGGTGGCCAAGACACGGATAAGTTCCCTTTCCCGTTTTTTGACCGAAATGGGAAGTTTGTTCAGGCTCTATTGACTGCAAACAAACGGCTTAGCCTCGACGGAAAGGTTATTGGGGCTTTCTGCTTCTTGCAGATCCCGAGTCCTGAGCTGCAGCAAGCTTTAGCAGTCCAACGGAGACAGGACACAGAGTGTTTCACGAAGGCGAAAGAGTTAGCTTATATTTGTCAGGTGATAAAGAATCCTTTGAGCGGTATGCGTTTCGCGAACTCATTGTTTGAGGCCACGGACTTGAACGAGGATCAAAAGCAGTTCCTTGAAACAAGTGTTTCTTGTGAGAAACAGATCTCAAGGATCGTCGGTGACATGGATCTTGAAAGCATTGAAGACGG TTCGTTTGAGCTAAAGGGAGCGGAGTTTTTCCTCGGAAGTGTCATAAACGCGATTGTAAGCCAAGCGATGTTCTTATTAAGGGACAGAGGTCTTCAGCTGATCCGTGACATTCCAGAAGAGATCAAATCAGTAGCTGTTTATGGAGACCAGATAAGGATTCAACAACTCCTGTCTGAGTTTCTGCTGAGTATAATCCGGTATGCACCATCTCAAGAGTGGGTGGAGATCCATTTAAGCCAAGTTTCAAAGCAAATGGCTAATGGATTCGCCACTATCCGCACAGAATACAG aatgGCGTGTCCAGGTGAAGGTCTGCCTCCAGAACTGGTCCGAGACATGTTCCACAGCAGCAGGTGGACAAGCCCTGAAGGTTTAGGTCTAAGCGTATGTCAAAAGATATTAAAGCTAATGAACGGTGAGGTTCAATACATCCGAGAATCAGAACGATCATATTTCCTCATCATTCTCGAACTCCCTGATCCTAGGAAACGCCCATTGTCAACCGCGAGTGGCAGCGGTGACATGATGTTGACGATGCCATATTAG
- the LOC104700840 gene encoding phytochrome B-like isoform X1 yields MVSGGTGGGGGEGAASSSHTANNNNKRRGGEQAQSSGTKSLRPQESSMSKAIQQYTVDARLHAVFEQSGGSGKSFDYSQSLKTTTYCSSVPEQQITAYLSRIQRGGYIQPFGCMIAVDESSFGIIGYSQNAREMLGLMPQSVPSLEKPEILAMGTDVRSLFTSSSSILLERAFVAREITLLNPVWIHSKYTGKPFYAILHRIDVGVVIDLEPARTEDPALSIAGAVQSQKLAVRAISQLQSLPGGDIKLLCDTVVESVRDLTGYDRVMVYKFHEDEHGEVLAESKRDDLEPYIGLHYPATDIPQASRFLFKQNRVRMIVDCHATPVLVVQDDRLTQSMCLVGSTLRAPHGCHSQYMANMGSIASLAMAVIINGNDEDGSNVASGRSSMRLWGLVVCHHTSSRCIPFPLRYACEFLMQAFGLQLNMELQLALQMSEKRVLRTQTLLCDMLLRDSPAGIVTQSPSIMDLVKCDGASFLYHGKYYALGVAPSEVQIRDVVEWLLANHADSTGLSTDSLGDAGYPGAAALGDAVCGMAVAYITKRDFLFWFRSHTAKEIKWGGAKHHPEDKDDGQRMHPRSSFKAFLEVVKSRSQPWETAEMDAIHSLQLILRDSFRESEAAMNSKTVDGAVQPYKDMAGEQGIDELGAVAREMVRLIETATVPIFAVDAGGCINGWNAKIAELTGLSVEEAMGKSLVSDLIYKENEETVSKLLSRALRGDEDKNVEVKLKTFSPELQGKAVFVVVNACSSKDYLNNIVGVCFVAQDVTGQKIVMDKFINIQGDYKAIVHSPNPLIPPIFAADENTCCLEWNTAMEKLTGLSRSEVIGKMLVGEVFGSSCRLKGPDALTKFMIVLHNAIGGQDTDKFPFPFFDRNGKFVQALLTANKRLSLDGKVIGAFCFLQIPSPELQQALAVQRRQDTECFTKAKELAYICQVIKNPLSGMRFANSLFEATDLNEDQKQFLETSVSCEKQISRIVGDMDLESIEDGSFELKGAEFFLGSVINAIVSQAMFLLRDRGLQLIRDIPEEIKSVAVYGDQIRIQQLLSEFLLSIIRYAPSQEWVEIHLSQVSKQMANGFATIRTEYRSLFFVFRMACPGEGLPPELVRDMFHSSRWTSPEGLGLSVCQKILKLMNGEVQYIRESERSYFLIILELPDPRKRPLSTASGSGDMMLTMPY; encoded by the exons ATGGTTTCCGGAGGTaccggcggcggcggcggagaaGGAGCGGCGTCGTCAAGTCACACTgctaataacaacaacaaacggAGAGGAGGAGAACAAGCTCAATCTTCTGGAACGAAATCCCTCAGACCACAAGAATCCTCAATGAGCAAAGCGATTCAACAGTACACCGTCGACGCTAGGCTCCACGCCGTCTTCGAACAATCCGGCGGATCAGGCAAATCCTTCGACTACTCCCAATCACTCAAAACGACGACGTACTGTTCCTCCGTCCCTGAGCAGCAGATCACCGCTTATCTCTCCCGAATCCAGAGAGGAGGTTACATTCAGCCTTTCGGATGCATGATCGCCGTCGACGAATCGAGCTTCGGTATCATCGGTTACAGCCAAAACGCTAGGGAAATGCTGGGGCTTATGCCTCAGTCTGTTCCTAGTCTTGAGAAGCCTGAGATTCTAGCCATGGGGACTGACGTGAGGTCTTTGTTCACTTCCTCCAGCTCGATCCTACTCGAGCGTGCTTTCGTGGCTCGGGAGATCACGTTGTTGAATCCGGTTTGGATCCATTCCAAGTATACTGGTAAACCGTTTTACGCCATTCTCCATAGGATTGATGTTGGTGTTGTGATTGATTTAGAGCCAGCTAGAACTGAAGATCCAGCGCTTTCTATTGCTGGTGCGGTTCAGTCTCAGAAACTCGCGGTTCGTGCTATTTCGCAGTTGCAGTCTCTCCCCGGTGGAGATATTAAGCTTTTGTGTGACACTGTTGTTGAGAGTGTGAGGGACTTGACTGGTTATGATCGTGTTATGGTTTATAAGTTTCATGAAGATGAGCATGGAGAAGTTTTAGCTGAGAGTAAGCGAGACGATTTGGAGCCTTATATTGGACTGCATTATCCAGCTACTGACATTCCTCAAGCGTCACGTTTCTTGTTTAAGCAGAATCGTGTTCGAATGATTGTGGATTGTCATGCCACGCCGGTTCTTGTGGTGCAGGACGATAGGCTGACTCAATCTATGTGCTTGGTTGGTTCTACTCTTAGGGCTCCTCATGGTTGTCACTCTCAGTATATGGCTAACATGGGGTCTATTGCGTCTTTAGCTATGGCGGTTATAATTAATGGAAATGATGAAGATGGGAGCAATGTAGCTAGTGGGAGAAGCTCAATGAGGCTTTGGGGTTTAGTTGTTTGCCATCACACTTCTTCTCGCTGCATACCGTTTCCGCTAAGGTATGCTTGTGAGTTTCTGATGCAGGCTTTTGGTTTACAGTTGAACATGGAATTGCAGCTAGCTCTGCAGATGTCAGAGAAACGTGTTTTGAGAACGCAGACTCTGTTATGCGATATGCTTCTGCGTGACTCGCCTGCTGGAATTGTTACACAGAGTCCTAGTATCATGGACTTGGTGAAATGTGACGGTGCATCATTTCTTTACCACGGCAAGTATTACGCGTTGGGTGTTGCTCCTAGTGAGGTTCAGATAAGAGATGTTGTGGAGTGGTTGCTTGCGAATCACGCGGATTCAACTGGATTAAGCACTGATAGTTTAGGCGATGCCGGGTATCCTGGTGCAGCTGCCTTAGGGGATGCTGTGTGCGGTATGGCAGTTGCATATATCACAAAAAGAGACTTTCTTTTCTGGTTTCGATCTCACACTGCGAAAGAAATCAAATGGGGAGGCGCTAAGCATCATCCCGAGGATAAAGATGATGGGCAACGTATGCATCCTCGTTCATCCTTTAAAGCTTTTCTTGAAG TTGTTAAGAGCCGAAGTCAGCCATGGGAAACTGCGGAAATGGATGCGATTCATTCGCTCCAGCTTATTCTGAGAGACTCTTTTAGAGAATCTGAGGCGGCTATGAACTCTAAAACTGTGGATGGTGCGGTTCAGCCATATAAAGATATGGCAGGAGAGCAAGGGATTGATGAGTTAGGTGCAGTTGCAAGAGAGATGGTTAGGCTCATCGAGACCGCAACTGTTCCTATATTCGCTGTTGATGCCGGAGGCTGCATCAATGGATGGAACGCTAAGATTGCAGAACTGACAGGTCTCTCAGTTGAAGAAGCTATGGGCAAGTCTCTGGTTTCTGATCTAATAtacaaagagaatgaagaaactGTCAGTAAGCTTCTTTCTCGTGCTTTGAGAG GGGACGAGGACAAGAATGTGGAGGTTAAGCTGAAAACTTTCAGCCCTGAACTTCAAGGCAAAGCGGTTTTTGTGGTTGTGAATGCGTGTTCCAGCAAGGACTACTTAAACAACATTGTAGGCGTCTGTTTTGTTGCACAAGACGTTACTGGTCAGAAAATCGTAATGGATAAGTTCATCAACATACAAGGAGATTACAAGGCTATTGTCCATAGCCCAAACCCGCTAATCCCGCCAATATTTGCTGCTGACGAGAACACTTGCTGCCTGGAATGGAATACTGCGATGGAAAAGCTTACGGGTTTGTCCCGCAGTGAAGTGATTGGGAAAATGCTCGTTGGGGAAGTGTTTGGGAGCAGTTGCAGGCTAAAGGGTCCTGATGCTTTAACCAAGTTCATGATTGTATTGCATAATGCGATTGGTGGCCAAGACACGGATAAGTTCCCTTTCCCGTTTTTTGACCGAAATGGGAAGTTTGTTCAGGCTCTATTGACTGCAAACAAACGGCTTAGCCTCGACGGAAAGGTTATTGGGGCTTTCTGCTTCTTGCAGATCCCGAGTCCTGAGCTGCAGCAAGCTTTAGCAGTCCAACGGAGACAGGACACAGAGTGTTTCACGAAGGCGAAAGAGTTAGCTTATATTTGTCAGGTGATAAAGAATCCTTTGAGCGGTATGCGTTTCGCGAACTCATTGTTTGAGGCCACGGACTTGAACGAGGATCAAAAGCAGTTCCTTGAAACAAGTGTTTCTTGTGAGAAACAGATCTCAAGGATCGTCGGTGACATGGATCTTGAAAGCATTGAAGACGG TTCGTTTGAGCTAAAGGGAGCGGAGTTTTTCCTCGGAAGTGTCATAAACGCGATTGTAAGCCAAGCGATGTTCTTATTAAGGGACAGAGGTCTTCAGCTGATCCGTGACATTCCAGAAGAGATCAAATCAGTAGCTGTTTATGGAGACCAGATAAGGATTCAACAACTCCTGTCTGAGTTTCTGCTGAGTATAATCCGGTATGCACCATCTCAAGAGTGGGTGGAGATCCATTTAAGCCAAGTTTCAAAGCAAATGGCTAATGGATTCGCCACTATCCGCACAGAATACAG gtctttattttttgttttcagaatgGCGTGTCCAGGTGAAGGTCTGCCTCCAGAACTGGTCCGAGACATGTTCCACAGCAGCAGGTGGACAAGCCCTGAAGGTTTAGGTCTAAGCGTATGTCAAAAGATATTAAAGCTAATGAACGGTGAGGTTCAATACATCCGAGAATCAGAACGATCATATTTCCTCATCATTCTCGAACTCCCTGATCCTAGGAAACGCCCATTGTCAACCGCGAGTGGCAGCGGTGACATGATGTTGACGATGCCATATTAG